A stretch of the Candidatus Nanopelagicales bacterium genome encodes the following:
- a CDS encoding DUF4350 domain-containing protein has product MSAPARGTVAVSPAESGATVLDPTVRTRVRRNRTAVAVVALLLLTAALLAWASGSQRRGYLDPEAADPSGSRALAQVLGGQGVDVASVRTLADAEEAVAGADGGPAATTLLVTGTDLLSLRMVDRLTALRPASLVLVRPDEVALERLVADVTSTGDSAVEVRVPGCLDPVAVRADAALTGGGTYTGPQGSVACYPADGGATVLRVPGTDGRPAVTVLGSGDAMTNDRVADEGNAALMLGLLGEHPVLVWYRPSLTDAALSEEDLGTPLSDLVPGWVPFLVAQLLVAGLVAAVWRSRRLGPVTTEPLPVVVRAAEAHEGRARLYRRARARDRAADALRDRARAGLARDLGLPRGANAESVVAAAAARSGRAPADVAALLLGAAPPDDAALVRLADDLDALTREVRRS; this is encoded by the coding sequence GTGAGCGCCCCCGCCCGCGGGACCGTCGCCGTCAGCCCGGCCGAGTCCGGCGCGACGGTGCTCGACCCGACCGTGCGCACCCGGGTCCGGCGCAACCGGACCGCCGTCGCCGTGGTCGCCCTGCTGCTCCTGACCGCGGCACTGCTGGCCTGGGCATCGGGGTCGCAGCGGCGCGGCTACCTGGACCCCGAGGCCGCGGACCCGTCCGGGTCGCGGGCACTGGCCCAGGTCCTCGGCGGCCAGGGCGTCGACGTCGCGTCGGTACGGACCCTCGCCGACGCCGAGGAGGCCGTGGCGGGAGCTGACGGCGGACCGGCGGCGACCACCCTCCTGGTCACCGGCACCGATCTGCTGAGCCTGCGCATGGTCGACCGGCTCACCGCGCTGCGGCCGGCCAGCCTGGTCCTCGTCCGGCCCGACGAGGTGGCCCTGGAGCGGCTGGTCGCCGACGTCACTTCGACGGGCGACTCCGCGGTGGAGGTCCGGGTTCCCGGCTGCCTGGACCCGGTGGCGGTGCGCGCGGACGCGGCGCTCACCGGAGGCGGCACCTACACCGGGCCGCAAGGCTCGGTCGCGTGCTATCCCGCGGACGGCGGTGCGACGGTGCTCCGGGTGCCCGGCACGGACGGCCGCCCGGCCGTCACCGTGCTCGGCTCGGGGGACGCGATGACCAACGACCGGGTCGCCGACGAGGGCAACGCGGCGTTGATGCTCGGGCTGCTCGGCGAGCACCCGGTCCTGGTCTGGTACCGCCCCTCGCTCACCGACGCGGCGCTGTCGGAGGAGGACCTGGGCACCCCGCTGTCGGACCTGGTGCCCGGCTGGGTGCCCTTCCTGGTGGCGCAGCTGCTCGTGGCCGGCTTGGTCGCCGCGGTGTGGCGGTCCCGCCGGCTGGGTCCGGTCACGACCGAGCCGCTGCCGGTGGTGGTCCGCGCCGCGGAGGCGCACGAGGGCCGGGCCCGGCTGTACCGCCGCGCCCGCGCGCGCGACCGCGCCGCCGATGCCCTGCGCGACCGCGCCCGCGCCGGGCTGGCTCGCGACCTCGGGCTCCCCCGCGGCGCGAACGCCGAGTCGGTGGTGGCCGCGGCGGCCGCGCGGTCCGGCCGTGCCCCCGCCGACGTGGCCGCCCTGCTGCTCGGCGCCGCACCGCCCGACGACGCCGCCCTGGTGCGGCTGGCCGACGACCTCGACGCCCTGACCCGGGAGGTACGCCGCTCATGA
- a CDS encoding DUF4129 domain-containing protein — protein MLPLDVPIDLGREQAAALLRDELAQPVYAQAQPPLAQRVVQWLLEQAQEALERVVEAAPGGWFGVVGLVLLVALAVVAIRWRVGALGHAERADRLLFVGTELTAAEHRRRAESAAAAGAYADAVRERLRALVRDLEERGVLDPRPGRTADEVAREAARALPGEEAVLRRAVRVFDDVWYGGRPAGPAEYRVLAEADDRAHAAAPRRRATSGLPG, from the coding sequence GTGCTCCCGCTGGACGTCCCGATCGACCTCGGCCGGGAGCAGGCCGCCGCGCTGCTGCGCGATGAGCTGGCCCAGCCGGTGTACGCGCAGGCCCAGCCGCCGCTGGCCCAGCGCGTGGTGCAGTGGCTGCTCGAGCAGGCGCAGGAGGCGCTGGAACGCGTCGTCGAGGCGGCACCCGGCGGCTGGTTCGGGGTCGTCGGCCTGGTGCTGCTCGTCGCCCTGGCCGTGGTCGCGATCCGCTGGCGGGTCGGCGCGCTGGGCCACGCGGAGCGGGCCGACCGCCTGCTGTTCGTCGGGACCGAGCTGACGGCCGCGGAGCACCGCCGGCGCGCCGAGTCCGCGGCGGCCGCGGGGGCGTACGCCGATGCGGTTCGGGAACGGCTGCGGGCGCTGGTCCGCGACCTCGAGGAGCGCGGCGTGCTCGACCCCCGGCCCGGCCGCACCGCCGACGAGGTCGCGCGGGAGGCCGCGCGGGCGCTGCCCGGGGAGGAGGCGGTGCTGCGCCGAGCGGTCCGCGTGTTCGACGACGTCTGGTACGGCGGCCGCCCGGCCGGGCCGGCCGAGTACCGCGTGCTCGCCGAGGCCGACGACCGCGCCCACGCCGCCGCACCCCGGCGCCGCGCGACCTCCGGGCTGCCCGGGTGA
- a CDS encoding MoxR family ATPase, which translates to MTDPVAPPPAAPPPAAAPPADPGTGDPRAALHAVRTEVAKAVVGQDAAVTGLVIALLCRGHVLLEGVPGTAKTLLVRAMAAALTLETRRVQFTPDLMPGDVTGSLVYDARTAEFSFKPGPVFTNLLLADEINRTPPKTQASLLEAMEERQVSVEGVPRPLPDPFVVAATQNPVEYEGTYPLPEAQLDRFLLKLTVPLPAREDEVGIVQRHASGFDPRDLAAAGLRPVAGAAELAAGRAAVARVQVAPQVVGYVVDVVRATRQSPSLQLGVSPRGAVALLAASRAWAWLSGRDYVTPDDVQALARPALRHRVQLRPEAELEGVTADGVLDGVLASVPVPR; encoded by the coding sequence ATGACCGACCCCGTCGCCCCGCCGCCCGCAGCCCCTCCGCCCGCGGCCGCGCCCCCGGCGGACCCGGGGACCGGCGACCCGCGGGCCGCGCTGCACGCCGTCCGGACCGAGGTCGCCAAGGCGGTCGTCGGCCAGGACGCCGCGGTGACCGGGCTCGTCATCGCGCTGCTGTGCCGCGGGCACGTCCTGCTCGAGGGGGTCCCGGGCACCGCCAAGACGCTCCTGGTCCGCGCGATGGCCGCGGCGCTGACGCTGGAGACCCGGCGGGTCCAGTTCACCCCCGACCTGATGCCCGGCGACGTCACCGGGTCGCTGGTGTACGACGCCCGGACCGCCGAGTTCTCGTTCAAGCCCGGCCCGGTGTTCACCAACCTGCTGCTCGCCGACGAGATCAACCGGACCCCGCCGAAGACGCAGGCCTCGCTGCTGGAGGCCATGGAGGAGCGGCAGGTGTCGGTGGAGGGGGTGCCCCGCCCGCTGCCCGACCCGTTCGTCGTCGCGGCCACCCAGAACCCGGTGGAGTACGAGGGCACCTACCCGCTGCCGGAGGCGCAGCTGGACCGATTCCTGCTCAAGCTGACGGTGCCGCTGCCCGCGCGCGAGGACGAGGTCGGGATCGTGCAGCGGCACGCGTCCGGCTTCGACCCGCGCGACCTGGCCGCGGCCGGGCTGCGCCCCGTGGCCGGCGCCGCCGAGCTGGCGGCGGGACGGGCGGCCGTCGCGCGCGTCCAGGTGGCCCCCCAGGTCGTGGGCTACGTGGTCGACGTCGTCCGCGCCACCCGGCAGTCGCCGTCGCTGCAGCTGGGCGTCTCCCCCCGCGGCGCGGTCGCCCTGCTGGCCGCGTCCCGGGCCTGGGCGTGGCTGTCCGGGCGCGACTACGTGACCCCCGACGACGTGCAGGCGCTGGCCCGCCCGGCGCTGCGGCACCGGGTCCAGCTGCGCCCCGAGGCGGAGCTGGAGGGCGTCACCGCCGACGGCGTGCTCGACGGCGTCCTGGCCAGCGTCCCGGTCCCGCGCTGA